In Melanotaenia boesemani isolate fMelBoe1 chromosome 16, fMelBoe1.pri, whole genome shotgun sequence, the following proteins share a genomic window:
- the LOC121655383 gene encoding transmembrane protein 26-like: MALFKFISAIVTRVLFILVSLIGLLRVTWVMKDPNYWLLTLLLLPLVIEMIITLKRRQGKDYKWLSPPILTFLICIIPSIWILELDHHLNTDNERECKKLDSLDNLLGLVNQNKMGENQTDHDYFKKINYLFSAVCSDDWILALHQIVLILVIVGKWLLPLGGGVTRDELSQLLLIFVGTAADILEFTSETLRDVKEESFLLVHIILAVWTWSMLQFPLHLAVVNSASESEGDMGIQEDTLLARHSTDIWSIVEALFIQDGPFLVVRLTVMTHFRVFHQMLAFFAFKNFLVVILNLYRLAVICQDFRPSSHNPMSSSSVP, translated from the exons ATGGCTCTGTTTAAGTTTATAAGTGCGATTGTAACTAGAGTTTTATTTATCCTAGTCTCTCTGATCGGACTCTTGAGAGTGACATGGGTGATGAAAGATCCCAATTACTGGTTACTGACTCTCCTCTTATTGCCTCTTGTTATTGAAATGATAATAACTCTAAAGCGACGTCAAGGAAAGGATTACAAATG GCTTTCTCCTCCCATCTTAACATTTCTGATCTGTATTATTCCCTCCATCTGGATCCTGGAGCTTGATCATCATCTGAACACGGACAATGAACGTGAG TGCAAAAAGCTTGACTCTTTGGATAATTTGCTTGGGCTGGTTAATCAGAACAAGATGGGAGAAAACCAAACGGACCACGATTATTTTAAG aAAATTAACTACCTTTTTTCGGCTGTCTGTTCCGATGACTGGATCCTGGCTCTTCATCAGATCGTGCTCATCCTCGTCATTGTAGGAAAGTGGCTCCTCCCCCTTGGAGGTGGAGTCACAAGAGACGAACTGTCTCAACTCCTCTTAATTTTTGTTGGTACAGCAGCAGACATCCTGGAATTCACCAGTGAAACCCTGAGAGATGTCAA AGAAGAAAGTTTTCTGCTGGTCCACATCATCTTAGCTGTGTGGACATGGAGCATGTTGCAATTTCCCCTACATCTGGCTG TGGTGAATTCTGCATCAGAGAGTGAGGGTGATATGGGCATCCAGGAAGACACCTTATTGGCTAGACACAGCACTGACATTTGGAGCATCGTGGAGGCCTTGTTTATCCAGGACGGCCCTTTCCTTGTGGTCCGGCTCACCGTAATGACCCACTTTCGTGTCTTCCACCAGATGCTTGCTTTCTTTGCTTTCAAAAACTTCCTAGTGGTCATACTGAATTTGTACAGGTTGGCTGTTATATGTCAGGACTTCAGACCTTCCAGCCACAACCCTATGAGTAGCAGTTCCGTCCCATAA